A single region of the Juglans regia cultivar Chandler unplaced genomic scaffold, Walnut 2.0 Scaffold_650, whole genome shotgun sequence genome encodes:
- the LOC108997855 gene encoding uncharacterized protein LOC108997855, giving the protein MKGDRNTNFFHACLANKRRKRVVDIRCWNGMVFNSPESLHQGAVDFFSNFLQGMPTRLLTDLSTLISPVISDSDSSILCSVPTMNEVFSALSSIPSNSALGPDGFGLGFFKSYWEVVKEDVLEAISEFFVSKQLPRFFTASFLVLIPKVDNPSGFDKFRPISLCLVFYKICSKIIVNCLTGLLP; this is encoded by the coding sequence ATGAAAGGTGATCGGAATACAAATTTTTTCCATGCTTGCCTTGCCAATAAACGGCGTAAAAGAGTGGTGGATATAAGGTGTTGGAATGGGATGGTTTTCAATTCTCCGGAGAGTCTTCATCAAGGGGCTGTggatttcttttctaattttctgcaaGGCATGCCAACTAGATTGTTAACTGACTTGTCGACTCTTATTTCACCAGTTATTTCAGACTCTGACAGTTCTATTCTATGCTCAGTTCCTACtatgaatgaagttttctcAGCTCTTTCTTCTATCCCTTCTAATAGTGCTCTGGGACCTGATGGATTCGGGTTGGGTTTTTTCAAAAGTTACTGGGAGGTAGTGAAAGAGGATGTCTTAGAAGCCATAtctgaattttttgtttctaagcAGCTCCCAAGATTTTTTACAGCCTCTTTTCTTGTCTTAATCCCAAAGGTTGATAATCCTTCTGGGTTTGAtaagtttaggcctattagcctaTGCttggtgttttataaaatatgttccaaGATCATTGTTAATTGCTTGACAGGTCTCCTCCCATGA